Part of the Benincasa hispida cultivar B227 chromosome 11, ASM972705v1, whole genome shotgun sequence genome, atgtatcgttggagcttcgagccacaggtccataagatccctctggtagctcaattgattcaagttgagaattagtttttgggtcagtctgaagtgttcaaattgacaagagggagtttgattatatatgatatgattgaactggtcaattatatatgatatagttgacatgatgtatgagatacattaattggaggaaaaggatataaatttgatttatatctagtggaggagaaaatgactatggttcatatgttgcatatggtgtgatattaaaccataggttataaatataatatgatcatatttattttttaattaaacaattatgagataactGTTGAcgttttttctccgtaaccgaatgagatagtgAGAGGTTGCAATCAGTTTTTGTAACTAAAGGATAaattgaaaatggttttcagtTTGCAAGTGATCAGATAATCGCTCCCCGATTAGTACATTTCCCATCGCCTAGCAAACTAAGAGCATACACGATACCTTAaggtttactacacgatcgtgtacacgtgcgcttctcctaaacgatcgcatagtcttacctaaacaatcgtctagctttttctaaGCGATCACGTGCCAgagcgttttactaaacgatcaagccccagtttactacacgatcgtgcaccttttactaaacgatcaagcagtcatctatacgatagacttcagatttctctcacttgcttggtcatggtaaatgatcgttcgttcctccttccctctaccaaatccaacagatctcacacctcctggattctcactccgagaatacagAGGTTTCCGAGTGGTTGTGTCCTCCATCGTTGCCTTGTTCGTGAGGAGTCCGTTCGGTGGTAGACAACAGCGAGATTTGGTAGACGATAGGCTTGACGATCTCAGCGAGAttgacgagagcgagagttCAAAGCGAAGAAGAGTTCATCAActggtatgtctctcgttcctttgttgttttagtttcaaagcatgctgtaatttgttgttaatgcatcacttgtatgtttgattgggaatgcggtatttctgtcacaatgagtttggaacaatcttgcttccactcagaggtactctttgataagagttccttcaaatcaTACTGCTATTCATATAGCACATAATGATGTGTTTCATGAACGAAAAAGCACATTGAGACTGACGTCACTTTGTCTGCCACATCTCTAGAGTTCTACCTTACGTCTTCAATCTATATCTACAACTGAGTAATCAGCAAACATCTTCACCAAAGCCCTCTCCTCTATTCGTTTTCGTCAGCTACTGTACAAACTCAAGTTGGTTTCTACTCTACCCCTTTGAGTTTGAGGGataaattgtaaatttgttaAGTGATTatatttgttgttgttttatGTTTTGGTTAAGATTTAACTAGCTATTTTAGGCTTCTTGTATAGTTATTTATACTTTTGTATTTCACACTTTAATCAATGAAAAATACACACAAAAGTTCACACTACCGTACTCACATACATGATTTGACATTCCTTTTGGATAAAGTTTGTGTGTTTGGTTTCATTCACATGGTTTTACATTTAAGTAATTGTACTCATCATTCTAGATCTCTAATTGGCATTACTGACGAGTAAACTACATTTGTTGTAGCTACTCCAATTATGCACTTTTTCCACTCTGTTAAATAGGAATAGAGTCTAATCGATTGAAAgtttgtattttgtatcatcttTTGACAAACTTTGCTTAATTGGATTTTTGTGCATTTACTTGCATTTTATTTTGAAGAAGATGAATTTTGTAACTTATCGTGGAAATTGcttatttagtttttttctaaaaacacAAAGATTCAACGGATAGTTTTGATAGTGACAGAAACGTTCTAATATAATTCATGAGAAGTTGACGGTCTTCTATTTATTTAGATCCCATACggtaacttttgatttttgaaaattaagcttgtaaacaAATTACATCTATTGGTTTCTTGGTTTAGTTATccacttttaaaaatgttattaaaaatcaaatcgcgtttcaaaaactaaaaaaaataaatttgacgAACTTGTTCTTATCCTTTGAAATTTGTCTCACAAATAAAATGTTTAGCTAGTAAATATGAAAACAATAGTAAAGAAGTTTGGAGAAGATCTTCAATTCTCATTTTTGGAATTGGCTTTGGATTATGTCTTTtcaattaagaaaatatatttttaaatcgtTTTAGCATTTTGTTAGAATACTTTTGCATTTATCGGTAAACTCTTAGAAGTGTAAGCTGTTATATAATGATTCATAGGCTCGATAATCTGTTCGTGCACTAATCCTAAATATCAATTTTGTTCTCctaaaatttgttatttgtattctaaaatttgttaattatgttttaaatgtgTTTGGTTTCCAAGATCTTCTTAttgaaattcaatatttttgcaaaaaaaaaaaaaaaaagttaatattgACACGAGAAAAACATCTTACTACCATCATACCAATTTCatcttaattataaatatgatattaaatttttgtctattgactttttaagtgtttaattttgacattattaGGTACTCAAGCCAGTTGGAGAACCACCCCAAAAACCAACCATTGAGGTGAGAGAGCCAAGACACTTAGTGCTACATTAGTTAGAACTAATAATGTGAGACAAAAGTAGCCCATACTACCTGGATTTCTAACAACACCCGATCCCCATAAAGTCGATGGCTAGATCGACAATGGACAATGCTTTACTCAAAAACACCCGATCAATACCTTCCAACGATATTCCTCTTCGAAACGTCGACAATCGACTTTGATAAGTTAATTGTTAAAGATATCTCTAACAAGACTAAGATCTTaatcatattgaaatataaaaatgaagaattacaagataaatcaaattcaaagcacgtcattttgaaagaaattgagATGATTGATAACCATTCaagataatttttaaaatacttgcaaattatattttaaatagttataAAAGAGTAGGAATAAAAATAAACCATATTTACTTTGAATTAACAATCTATCACATATACCATCACTATCGCCGTTTaggatataataataataacgatAACAGATTGAGCACCTTCTGCTCATGAATCGACTTGCAGTACTTGCATGTTTCACAATACAAATGGCCTTAAAGTTTCACCCCTAAAATTTATTCCCAATTTTGTATAATATaaccaatttcttttaaagCTATAGTCAACTCCAACTGATTAAAAAGttcaatgaattaaaaaataaataatacggctacatccaaatttcttcgattctaaatataaatatattcaaAAGCAAACCATTAAAAATTCACCTGATTTCAGTCGTTTTACACACCTGAGAAGGCagatatatagatatatgatCAAAAAAGAATCTTTTATTCACAATTCTAAGACTTGACACCCTATTATAACATCCAAAAACACTTTAAAAAATTAGACCTAGAAATTTAGAGGCTAAAATAACCTAACCTAGAAGCCGTGTCTATGGGAAGGAAGACGAGAGGAatgaagtaaaaaataaaaataaaaataaaaactgatTATAACAAACTCCATTTTCAAAGTCTAACAAACAACAGAAGAGACCAAAATGTTTTGAAGAGAGCAGCACTGATTTTACTCCCTTATAACAGTTATCATCATGTACATCTCATTGAGACAGACATCACTTCACTACATTTACAATTTAAAGTCTTCTATTACAACCCTTCAACAACACATGTCCATCATAACATGTATTCAATATTCAAAACCTTTCAACCTCTCCCCCCAAAAAATGAAAAGCCTGTTTCATCAAAATATCAAGAGGATTCAGGCACACACTACGCTTGCAAAAACACACCAACTCCTCCACCCTTTTCTGTTGCACCAAAAAGTTGGGGAGGCTTGGAACTTTAGACAGCATAAAAATATTTGGGTCTCTTTATCGTTTCCCCAATAGAATCAGAGCATATGGCACCAAAAGGCTATAACTAACTAACCTCCATTGACACTGACCTTTTCCCTTTCAAGAAGTGGCCTTGGCGATGGATGATATTTATCTGTCTGATACTCCCTTACCTTGTTCGTCTTGCGGGATCATGCCTTCCTCGTATTCTTCTCGAGGATATGAGCGAGAACTCTTTTCGTATCCTCCCCCATCCATTCTATCACTGGGTGATTTTCTTGAATCCTTATCTGGGTTGTCATGTGTGCCTCCAGAGTTTCCTTTTTCCAACATTGCTTTATGAAAACTCAAAACTGGAGAACGCTCTCGTACTGCAGGAGCCCGGTTAAAACGGTTAGGACTTCGGCTTCGGCTCCGGCTCCGACTACGGACTTGGTTCCAGCTTCCAGAACCATTCTTACTACCATTGTCAGTTCCCCGATGTGGAATGTTGCTACGCTCCATCATTGCTTGGTGAAAACTCCGTACTGGAGAGCGGTCATGTGCCGGTCCAGGTCCAGACTTGTCAGGGCTCCAAACGTGCGGACTGTGTTCGCGGTTCCAACTTTTAGTCCGGTCACCTCCCACACCCCTTGGAGGACTCCGACTGCGACCACGATTGTATCCAAAATCATTCCTGTTAACAAGGGAAAATAAAAGCATTAAAACGGCAATACAACCTTCTTATCCAcacccacaaaaaaaaaaaaaaaaaaaaaaaaaaaaaaaaaaatacaaaaaaaaaaaaagaacatctCGATGATGGTTGAGCCCCTTCccctaaaaaaaatgaataaaacaagTTAGTACCTCTCTCGGGAGTCGAAGTCATACCCACGGCCACCACCTCGTTCTGGCTTGGCAGAAGAAAAGGAAGACATTCCCCGTCCACCCCTACCACCATAGTTTGAATCATTGCGTCCACCTCGACCACCATCACGACCATCAGAGCCAGAACCCCAACGTCTAAACTTGGCCATTCCATAACTTCGAGAAGCCATATCACGAAGTTCTGGTGGGACCCGCTGGTTAGCTCCCTCCAAAATTTTAATCAAATCTGAAGCATACTTGGCATCCTGCTCACCGAAGAATGTGTAAGCAATGCCTGTAGCACCAGCTCTTCCAGTACGACCAATCCTATGGACATAATCCTCCACTCCGGATGGGAAATCATAGTTGATAACAACCCTGTAAAGAAAGAGAGATTGTAAGATAGCATGCTCCACCGAAGCAGTTCTGACATTGATTATAAAAACCTGGATATTAACTTTTCCATCCATCACCCCGAAAACACAGAACAAGCTAAGtttacaaattttaaaccacGAGTAAATACAGCCATGTGAACTCTCAATTCTGATGATTTTGTAACCATCCTTTGTTTTTATGTTGTTCCTGTCAAATCCTTTTCATCATCAATCTCTCTCCTTATACTTTGTTCAGTTTGGAAGTTCTCTctctttcaatatatatacaataaagaatagaatattttttaaaatgatctatatACAGCGATGCAAACCTGATGTCCTTAATATCCAATCCTCGAGCAGCAACATCAGTAGCTACAAGCACAGGAGTTCTCCCTGTGCGAAATTGACCAAGGACGTGATCTCTCTCACCCTGGGATTTGTCTCCATGAATTGCCGCAGCTCCAAATTGGCGTGTTAGATTGCGAGCAAGCTGATCACACATTTTCTTCGTAGAACAGAAAATTATCACTTTTGATCCTGGTTCTTGAGATCTCAATATCTGCTCCAATCGTCTATGCTTCTCAAGTGGTGCTAATGCTTCAATATGCTGCAATGCAAATCAATGaagtacaaaattaaaaaattaagactTGCAGCCGAatcaaaaattgaaatacatacAGCGAAAAAAAGAAACACATAAAAACCTAATAAAGTAGACTGAATGAAAGCTTATCCCAAATTTTGAGACCAGGTACATATAGGTTCATACCTGAGTGATGGACTTGTTGGCGACAAGCTCATCGACATTGCCGATATTGACCTGAATGGGATTAACAAGCAGATCTGATGCAATTTTTCGAACTTCCTTTGGCCAAGTAGCTGTGTACATTAAAGTTTGCCGGCGAGCAGGTACCTCCTTTACAATCTTTCTAATCTGGGGTTCAAAACCCATGTCCAGCATGCGATCAGCCTCATCTAGTACAAGATAAGAAACCTGATGTAGACTGATTCTCCTCATCTCAAGAATATCATTCAAACGACCAGGAGTTGCAACTACAATATCTACTCCACGGTCAATATCCCTCAATTGTGGACCCTTCGGTGCTCCTCCATACAGACACTTCAAATCACAAACAAGAGTTGTGAGTGAGCACCCAAAAAATGGATAGAATATTAATCCAATTTCAACATGGTTAGGAGGCGCACAAGTCAATGGAAGCAGTTACAAAGTGATTGGAGAGAATGAAAAGAAGCTAAAGATTCCAACAACATAACGGGAAACTTCTAAAAGTAATACCTCACCTAACTAGATAATAAAACCAGGACCCCACAAGAAATGCCGCATTACACCATGTTCGAATTCTCAAGTGTCCTCCAAAGATTAAACATTTTAGGGGGTGTTTGGAGGGAGTTGGGGAGAAAGGGGTGGATTTTGCCCTAAGTGTTCCAATGTGGGCATGACTTATTAACTCCTTACACTATTGCCAGTACTAAACACCCCAGTTGTTTATCACCAAAGAGATAACAAAATCATGTCAttaccataattttttttagcaaacAGTTACTAGACCTAAGACTTCAATGCAAAGAAATATGTAAAACACATTTTAGAAATGAAATTAGAGAGTATTCACCATGAGAAATTGGACAAACTAGCAACAATTTGGACATGGAATTAAAAAGCTCCAATCAaactgaaaaaataataatgaagatAAAACATATATTAGAACAAGCATACCGCACAAGAGATTCTCGATGACTTCCCAAACTTCACAGCTTCATCTTGAATCTGGGTCGCCAATTCCCTTGTTGGTGACAACACCAAAACAGTAGGACCTAGCTTAGGATCATTTCGAATGCGCTTGAGATGAATAAAACCTGGTATTAAGTACCCAAGAGTTTTCCCCGAGCCTGTTTTAGCAATAGCTACAATATCTCTACTTTGAAGAGCAATTGGCCATGACTGCGCCTGAATTGGAGTTGGAGCAGAGAACCCTGCATTATGTACCTGGAAAAGTCACCCCTATTAAGCAGAGGAGGCTTCAAAATATCTGGttggttttcatttttccatttttagaaGAATACGCTAAGTCCAGAAGAAGCATCATCCCCCATATGCATGCGGCCAATGCTTGCTGATTGCAAGCTGCAGAAGGAGGAGGCCTCTTCTTTCGTACAAACTTAGTGGAAGACTGAATCATCACCAACGGCAGTCCCGGCTGCAAATATGGGTGATTCGGAAAGCCCTTCCCAGAAATTGGTCCACCATAAAAGGGCACTCCAAATTAAAGCAAGCCCCCAAACAAAGAGGGCACCACAGCGTACGACATTAGCTCCTCCCAGGAGCAAATATCGCACCTGCGACAAAAAAGTACAGGTGACAAAAAGAATTAACATGACCCCAGCAACCACTTAACTTTCAGCAGAAACATTTGTTTTAGATAGCTGAGCATTGCTACTAAATAGTCAGCCATCGCTAATCTACAAAGATCAAAATTGACATAGGCATAGAACAAAGTGGAATTTAATACCTCCCTAAGAATCTCAGGTGGGAAACCAGTGGCTTCAAATGATGAAAATGGTGGCGGCACATTATCTCCCTAGAAAGGAATTAACAGAACAATCAATTCTACTAATAGAACAGATATAATGAACATCAAGAAATTTGTATTTATAAAATAGACCTAAATTTCAAGAGGATTAACTGATCCAGataataccaaaaaaaaaaaagaaacacagAAAACCCAATCATTTCTAAGAAAAGATAGAAATAAATTTCAGTGGTGCTACATTATAATGACCCAAAAGTAGCAGTGCACTCACCGAAAAAGTTATTTCATGTCGTTGACGATAAGACTCAGCAGATAAACCATTTCCTGCATCTGATGGTCTGTGTCCTTTCAACGTTGCTCTTCCATGCCCAGTACTAGGTGTTCCATTTGAGGAATCATGCGATTGAAACGTTTCACCCCTTGCAACCTGATGTAAAAATTGGGTCACATTTATCATATATCGTTGAGTACATAATTTCATTATTCACATCTCATAGGTTTGACCAAAACGCCTGAAATTGTTTTATATTATGAGACAAAATGGCATCCAAAATCGTTCCAGGAAAAGAGTTCAACAGAACTTTTCATTTGAATTTATAAACTTCAGTTGAATGTTTAGATAATAATATTAAACCATACATAATATAACAAGGGCACTTGCATGCCAGTTGGAATCAGAATACAGAAGGTAAAACCAAAAATTGTAATTCTCTCTCactctaaagaaaaaaaagttaaacaTCACACAAAACGTCTAAAGCAAACTAATTTccaaaagaaatttcatttgATTCCAAAAGAAGGAAGCCCTAGGGGGAAAATATAAACACATTAATATAAGAAGGGTCGATGCTAGAGGCCTTAAAAAGTTTCAGTTGCAGAAGGATTGATACCCTTTGTAATAGAAAAAGAGAACTACTATTTGTATAATCGACTCTACCTCTTGTTTGGGTGCATGGGAACCTCTTCCATACTTATCGttattttcattcaaattaTTACTATAAGAGTGGCCTGAGGATGGCTTTTCAATTTGAACGGAAGAACTTATGGACACTATTGATGAATTAAGAGGAGCAGCAGCCACAGGTCTCTCGTATTGGGTGACATTAGTTTCCGGATTCCAAAAGTAAAGATACCCTGTTTTTCCATCAACTAAACCTCTCCATGGTTTGGGAAGGGTTGGATCCTCTGGTGCATATCGTGGTCCAACCGATACAGCAGTAGCAGTAGCCGCCATAACGAGGAACAGAAGATATATAACTCAACGACTGAAAAAAGAAATGCAGAGAACAAGATGAGATGACCATGCAAATCTCATATAAACAACTACGAAAATATTATGCAGATCAATAACCAAACCAATACAACGTGAAAAAACTGCTGGCAAAACTAGAGGAAACATTTTGAACTAAGTATAAGATTACAATACTAGTATTTTTCCCACTAGACACTTGACCAATAATCACTAGGTTTCCAGGAGATAGAACCATCAAGTTTGGAAAATCAGCCTTTCAAAACAGTTCAGAACGCACCGGATCTACGCTCTCTCGATGTCCATTTAAAACAGATAAACATAAACCTTATAAAAATCTAGGAGGGGTTCAACCCACCAAAAATCCCTATCCTTAATCCAAACTAATGCATGAACAAAAACATCGAAATAACCAAAAAGATTCAAAATCAACCTGTTCTGAAGCCTCCGCCGAGCGCAAAAACAGCAGGCCTTGAAAAGAGAAATCCAATCACAAGGAAACCTACAGCATATGCCCAATTCTAGAAAAATGCGAAGGAACGGAACGCAAACGGATACAAAACCTAAAATTATTCAGAACCCATTAAGAGTAAATAACCAAACAGCACATGCAACATAAATTCATGCATTCTTGCAAAGTTTCAGAACAAATAAACAACCGAAACAAGAACCCCACAGAAAACGCAACCCTAAACCAAGAAAGCAGCACCAAAATGAAACGAAAACCGCCAGATCTGCAAATCCAGAAAGGAAATACGAGAAAATAGGATCGTTACCTGATAGAAACGAGGCCGCGTGGACGGAAACCAATCGAAAATCGAAAGGCTAGCGATGCGTTATCTCTCTACCACGCTTCCGAAGACAGAGAAGCGTAGAGAGAGATGGTAAAGCGAAAAATGTGGAAACGATTGCCATTTATAGAAACTGGACGTTTAGCTGTGGCCAACCACGTTCACCCTAACCATGGTTAAGCTAATCCCAACTCTGGTTATCTCGTgtacattttcatttttcctattTCTTATTCACATCTCATCTCATTTTAGGTTTCTgttgttttggtttttaaaatttccaaatgtgtatttttaatttctaaaaactattaattttcttttaatacaaTTGAGAGTAGAGGATTCGAACTACGGTGGTTACTACCATATTATGTCAACTGAGCTATGTACGGATTGACTAGAAATTAACAATCTTGAAatctatatttattttgatttttaaaaattaacttaaattagATATTCTAAAACTTGAACATAAATATGCCAACAAGAGTGTAGctgacataaaaatatatagatatgTAAAAAAACCAAGTacattttcatatttaatttaaatttgaaaacattttggCAATCATATTTTTCTCTagtaaaaatgatttaattgaGTTGTATGTCTAAGAAGGACGTTATGTTAACCTTGGGGAGCAACTAGCATTGATCTATTCAACACCCCGATTTTATAATTGAACgctttccaaaattcaaaaaaaacaTCCTCGTTCAGCTTCTCGAGATCTAATTTCCTTCACTAAGCTCTATAGCAAATCAGATACCAAACCAAGAGAAGTAGATGTGGAGAAGTTGTGCACTTCAATCAAGGAAGTTTTGGAAGGAAATGACATTGATTCCATAATTGATATTGGAAAAAACAATTACATTTACACCATTCCTATTGCCCACTCATATTGCCCTCCCTATGGTAAAACTTTCTTCAAATATCCATCTAGAAGATGGTCCGATGAGAGAGTTGTTCTAGATTTCTTTGATCTCTTCAAATCATGAGAGCTAAGAGATTTGATGAAAGGTTTCAATAGTACTGGCAACTAATCTTGGCGAACTTTTGATCATGCAACTTCCTTGGTGTTTGAGTGGTCTCTTACCTTTTTGGAGCGACGATCTATATTATGGAATGCTCCTGCTAATGACAACAAAACTATTTTGTTCATTGAGATTACTAggtatttcatttcatttcatgtcatatttccattttttgttgaaatatttgatttcaaaggagcttgtataagaccggaccacaaaatgtctagtctcactatataacaccgtttataatggagacttacatttcaccaggatgaccatagctaacatgacttgaatcctgagtgagttttgaactccCGCCtctgagggcggtcctttgatttgtatgggtgagagtgaccaaatcgctgactcaataagcttaccattttggggattcgtctgattggagagttgggaacacagttacacaagaaggaattcactccttccctaaggtcgaggtaagtagataaattctCCCTTAACgattgattctggggcttaaacaatgtgacgccacaccctttcttggcgCGAGAGAGGTTTAGtaatagttggattatgatctattgttcattagagagatcagtggtacttaagaagttagatgtaactacaggggcaaaacggtgaTTTTTGCCCAgctacgagcaatttgtgaaggtcattgcactgttggttggttatatccattagacacagaaatatatctgtagtgtgaagagtgcagttgtcgatctttagtcgagtgtccgacagttaatggacggtgaataatttaattaaagagtttaattaattattcacgaaccattagaacttcaagctacaagttcatGAGGTTCCCTCTGTAGCTCAGTGGGATTTAATGAGGAtcaagttttggattaatttgaattgttcaaattaatttagagaattaattatatgtgatataattaagtttatttaattatatgtgacataattactataatatatttgatatattataatataaagtatttgtgagaggaattaaatgtttgaatatgattcaaatgtttactatatgaattagatttatatagttaaaatttaatgtaaatgtaatttatattaaatgctattagtgaaagaaaagaaactataggttaaatattgtattatgatacaagattaaactatatgttatatattgtatatgatataacatatgattacatgaatatataataaattggttattatatatttataattttaattatgaattaaaattatttattaattattaattattttactattaaaaaaagttatattatttaattttaaaattaattaagaggaTGGAGTCACAACTCCTTCCTCCCCCCAATACGTGGTTTAGTGGTAAAAgggtcttcatcttcttcctgcAAAAATAGAGTTCTTTTCCCTCTcagagaaattttttttcctctttccaaaatcaatcaaagcccaccactcctaggtcCTTCATCCAGATGATACCGAGGTTTCCAAGTAGTAGTGTCGTTTGGGATTCCAAAGCATTCACtagtgaagaaaagtcttcaaaggtaggtTTTTTGAAAACCCTAACTCTTTTcttgtaatttaagcatgttgtatatttttacaaatacaTGATCTCTTCTATCTTCTCTgtaaaattgttttctaaaagaATTAGGATTTGGGACGATCCCGCTTTCGCCCAAGGTCCCCTTCCAGGGTTCCTTCagaatgatcatgatcaaatcatttgtagcacattACAAAAAAtgtaactgttggggttgatgccctaaatctcttagggccctatagtttgtaattatattgtacaaacattttatttatgtaatagaaTATGTGacgttttatttcaaaattagttgcattaaccacaaaccaataaactaacatccaaggttatcttgtagcttaaatatgtatgtagagatatacggatggattatgtttaagtgataacctaaatggtttgtaatagatggataaggctaaataccttatcctggtgacactacaagtatggtcgg contains:
- the LOC120089991 gene encoding DEAD-box ATP-dependent RNA helicase 46, whose translation is MAATATAVSVGPRYAPEDPTLPKPWRGLVDGKTGYLYFWNPETNVTQYERPVAAAPLNSSIVSISSSVQIEKPSSGHSYSNNLNENNDKYGRGSHAPKQEVARGETFQSHDSSNGTPSTGHGRATLKGHRPSDAGNGLSAESYRQRHEITFSGDNVPPPFSSFEATGFPPEILREVHNAGFSAPTPIQAQSWPIALQSRDIVAIAKTGSGKTLGYLIPGFIHLKRIRNDPKLGPTVLVLSPTRELATQIQDEAVKFGKSSRISCACLYGGAPKGPQLRDIDRGVDIVVATPGRLNDILEMRRISLHQVSYLVLDEADRMLDMGFEPQIRKIVKEVPARRQTLMYTATWPKEVRKIASDLLVNPIQVNIGNVDELVANKSITQHIEALAPLEKHRRLEQILRSQEPGSKVIIFCSTKKMCDQLARNLTRQFGAAAIHGDKSQGERDHVLGQFRTGRTPVLVATDVAARGLDIKDIRVVINYDFPSGVEDYVHRIGRTGRAGATGIAYTFFGEQDAKYASDLIKILEGANQRVPPELRDMASRSYGMAKFRRWGSGSDGRDGGRGGRNDSNYGGRGGRGMSSFSSAKPERGGGRGYDFDSRERNDFGYNRGRSRSPPRGVGGDRTKSWNREHSPHVWSPDKSGPGPAHDRSPVRSFHQAMMERSNIPHRGTDNGSKNGSGSWNQVRSRSRSRSRSPNRFNRAPAVRERSPVLSFHKAMLEKGNSGGTHDNPDKDSRKSPSDRMDGGGYEKSSRSYPREEYEEGMIPQDEQGKGVSDR